A window of Ananas comosus cultivar F153 linkage group 4, ASM154086v1, whole genome shotgun sequence contains these coding sequences:
- the LOC109709653 gene encoding protein TOC75-3, chloroplastic: MALYAPAQLLSAPIGGAASLSGRRRRRHSAQTRGPKPYPSPTVNARNHETLISFSSVPSSVSAQAGDSKPDPSPPSLETRRAKPRNRKTLISAAAAATAAATGAFFLNLGSPPPPPPPPGGGGGGGGGGGGEGFWSRIFSPLMANARDEEGGSAEWDSHGLPANIVVQLNKLSGLKRYKISEILFFDRRRGSLVAGTEDSFFEMVSLRPNGVYTKAQLQKELETLASCGMFEKVDLEGKTKPDGTLALTVSFTESTWQSADAFRCINVGLMQQTKQMDLDPDMTDREKLEYFRSQERDYRRRIERSRPCLLPVPVQREVMQMLREQGKVSARLLQRIRDRVQKWYHDEGYACAQVVNFGNLNTREVVCEVVEGDITQLVIQFQDKLGNVVEGNTQLPVIRRELPKQLRPGHVFNIEAGKQALRNINSLALFSNIEVNPRPDEKSEGGIIVEIKLKELEQKSAEVSTEWSIVPGRNGRPTLASIQPGGTVSFEHRNIKGLNRSILGSVTSSNLLNPQDDLSFKLDYVHPYLDGVYNPRNRTFRASCFNSRKLSPVFTGGPGVDEVPPVWIDRVGFKTNITESFTRQSKFTYGLVMEEIITRDETSSICTHGSRALPSGGLSMDGPPTTLSGTGTDRMAFAQANITRDNTKFVNGTVVGERDVFQLDQGLGIGSNFPFFNRHQLTLTRFIQLKKVEEGANKPPPPVLVLHGHYGGCVGDLPSYDAFTLGGPYSVRGYNMGELGACRNILELAGELRIPVRNTHVYLFAEHGTDLGSSKDVKGNPTEFFRRAGQGSSYGVGAKLGLVRAEYAVDHNSGTGAVFFRFGERF; the protein is encoded by the exons ATGGCGCTCTACGCTCCGGCGCAGCTCCTCTCCGCCCCgatcggcggcgccgcctctcTCTCcggccgccgtcgccgccgccactcCGCCCAAACCCGGGGCCCGAAACCCTACCCCTCTCCGACGGTAAACGCTCGCAACCATGAAACCCTAATCTCCTTCTCCTCCGTCCCCTCCTCAGTCTCCGCCCAAGCTGGGGACTCCAAACCCGACCCCTCCCCTCCCTCCCTCGAAACCCGGAGGGCGAAACCCCGCAACAGGAAAACCCTGATATCCGCCGCAGCCGCGGctaccgccgccgccaccggcgCCTTCTTCCTCAACCTCGGCTCGCCTCCTCCCCCACCTCCTCCCcccggaggcggaggcggaggcggaggaggaggaggtggagaaggGTTCTGGTCCCGGATCTTCTCCCCTCTCATGGCGAACGCGAGGGACGAGGAGGGGGGCTCGGCGGAGTGGGACTCCCACGGGCTCCCCGCGAACATCGTGGTCCAGCTCAACAAGCTGAGCGGGCTCAAGCGGTACAAGATCTCCGAGATCCTCTTCTTCGACCGGCGCCGCGGCTCCCTCGTCGCGGGCACCGAGGACTCCTTCTTCGAGATGGTCTCCCTCCGCCCGAACGGTGTTTACACGAAGGCGCAGCTCCAGAAGGAGCTCGAAACCCTGGCCTCCTGCGGAATGTTCGAGAAGGTCGACCTCGAAGGCAAGACGAAGCCGGACGGGACCCTCGCCCTGACCGTCTCCTTCACGGAGAGCACGTGGCAGTCGGCCGACGCCTTCCGGTGCATCAACGTGGGGCTGATGCAGCAGACGAAGCAAATGGACCTGGATCCCGACATGACGGATCGGGAGAAGCTGGAGTACTTTAGAAGCCAAGAGAGGGACTACAGGAGACGGATTGAGCGGTCGAGGCCGTGCCTCTTGCCCGTTCCGGTTCAGAGAGAGGTGATGCAGATGCTGAGGGAGCAGGGGAAGGTGAGCGCTAGGTTGCTGCAGCGAATCCGGGATCGGGTGCAGAAGTGGTATCACGATGAAGGTTACGCCTGTGCTCAGGTGGTCAACTTCGGGAACTTGAACACGAGGGAAGTGGTGTGCGAGGTCGTGGAAGGGGATATCACACAGCTAGTTATCCAGTTCCAGGATAAACTTGGGAATGTTGTTGAAGGGAACACACAGCTTCCTGTTATCCGGAGGGAGCTTCCCAAGCAG CTTCGACCAGGGCATGTCTTTAATATCGAAGCGGGAAAGCAAGCTCTCCGGAACATCAATTCACTTGCTTTATTCTCCAACATAGAGGTTAACCCGCGACCTGATGAAAAGAGTGAAGGAGGAATCATAGTTGAAATAAAGCTTAAAGAATTGGAACAAAAATCAGCTGAAGTAAGCACAGAGTGGAGTATTGTTCCTGGACGTAACGGACGACCAACTCTG GCATCAATTCAACCCGGTGGAACTGTATCATTTGAACATCGTAACATCAAAGGGTTGAACAGATCAATACTTGGTTCTGTTACATCCAGCAACCTGCTAAATCCTCAG GATGATCTGTCTTTCAAGCTTGATTATGTGCATCCATATCTGGATGGTGTCTACAACCCTCGCAACCGCACCTTCCGTGCTAGCTGCTTTAACAGCAGGAAGTTGAGCCCTGTTTTCACCGGCGGGCCTGGGGTGGACGAAGTTCCGCCTGTGTGGATTGATAGAGTTGGGTTTAAAACCAATATTACCGAG AGCTTCACAAGGCAAAGCAAATTCACTTATGGACTGGTGATGGAAGAGATCATTACACGTGATGAAACCAGTAGCATCTGTACTCACGGATCTCGAGCACTGCCTAGTGGAGGCTTAAGCATGGATGGACCTCCGACCACCCTAAGTGGCACTGGTACAGACCGCATGGCGTTCGCACAAGCAAATATTACTCGTGACAATACAAAATTTGTAAATGGAACAGTTGTTGGTGAGAGAGATGTTTTCCAG TTGGACCAAGGTCTTGGCATTGGCAGCAATTTTCCGTTCTTCAATCGTCATCAACTCACCTTGACTCGCTTTATCCAATTGAAGAAAGTAGAGGAAGGTGCTAACAAACCGCCACCACCTGTGTTGGTCCTCCATGGACATTATGGAGGCTGTGTAGGAGACCTCCCAAGCTATGATGCTTTCACTCTCGGTGGGCCCTACTCAGTAAGAGGCTACAACATGGGAGAATTGGGTGCTTGCAGGAACATCCTGGAG CTTGCTGGTGAGCTGCGGATCCCTGTTAGAAACACCCATGTCTACTTATTTGCAGAGCATGGGACCGACCTAGGCAGTTCGAAGGACGTCAAAGGAAACCCTACAGAGTTTTTCCGTCGGGCTGGACAGGGCTCATCATACGGTGTTGGTGCTAAATTGGGATTGGTGAGAGCAGAGTATGCCGTGGACCATAACTCTGGTACCGGAGCAGTTTTCTTCCGTTTCGGAGAGAGATTCTGa
- the LOC109708785 gene encoding uncharacterized protein LOC109708785: MAGDGVKWDGLLKWSLSHSDGTRPPRNIREEDRRWFMEAMQAHAVDVVKRMREITMVMRTPEEVLEAQGVTPSDIEGMLDELHEHVEAIDMANDLHSVGGLVPLLGYLRNSNASIRGKAAEVVSTVVQNNPRSQQLVMEASGFEPLLLNFTSDPDITVRTKALGAISCLIRNYKAGTTAFRLANPYSGLRDALSSNNTRFQRKALNLIQYLVQENSSDCSVIAELGFPRLMIHLASSDDLEVREAALGGLLELARDGTAGNNIISTEKDQLSQLLQNRIDDIRSMSPDDLRAAREERQLVDSLWSICYNEPSVLRKEGLVVLSGEESFEMPPDVAGRFFEPPLRAWAAKAPPSNEGQVWPTEQRKRHHCV, translated from the exons ATGGCGGGAGACGGGGTGAAGTGGGACGGATTGCTTAAATGGAGCCTTTCTCACTCCGATGGCACTCGCCCTCCTCGCAATAtcag AGAGGAGGATCGGAGGTGGTTCATGGAGGCGATGCAGGCGCACGCTGTTGACGTCGTGAAGCGGATGAGAGAGATCACCATGGTGATGAGAACCCCGGAAGAAGTATTGGAGGCTCAAGGAGTTACTCCATCCGATATCGAAG GCATGTTGGATGAGCTGCACGAACATGTTGAAGCAATTGATATGGCTAACG ACCTGCACTCTGTCGGTGGCTTAGTTCCTCTGCTTGGCTACCTGAGAAACTCCAATGCCAGTATCAGGGGAAAAGCTGCAGAAGTAGTAAGTACTGTTGTCCAGAACAACCCAAGGAGTCAACAGCTTGTCATGGAAGCTAGCGGATTTGAGCCTCTGCTGTTGAATTTCACATCGGATCCTGATATAACTGTTCGTACAAAAGCCCTGGGGGCTATATCTT GCTTGATCCGGAACTACAAGGCTGGAACAACTGCATTTCGACTGGCAAATCCTTATTCGGGCCTGAGGGATGCGCTGAGTTCGAATAATACCAGATTTCAGAG GAAGGCTCTCAACCTGATTCAGTATCTAGTTCAAGAGAACAGCTCAGATTGCAGTGTTATTGCAGAACTAGGGTTTCCCCGGCTCATGATACATCTAGCTTCCAGTGATGACTTGGAGGTGCGAGAAGCCGCCTTGGGCGGGCTCCTCGAGCTGGCTCGTGACGGGACAGCAGGAAATAACATCATATCAACTGAAAAAGATCAGCTGAGTCAACTCCTCCAGAACCGAATCGATGATATCCGATCGATGTCCCCTGACGATCTCAGGGCCGCCAGGGAGGAGAGGCAGCTTGTCGACTCTTTGTGGAGCATTTGCTATAATGAGCCCTCGGTGCTTCGCAAGGAGGGTCTCGTTGTGCTTTCCGGGGAGGAATCCTTCGAGATGCCCCCAGATGTTGCAGGGAGATTCTTCGAGCCCCCTCTCCGTGCGTGGGCAGCGAAAGCGCCTCCTTCAAACGAGGGTCAGGTTTGGCCAACAGAGCAAAGAAAGAGACACCATTGCGTATAG
- the LOC109708786 gene encoding transcription factor PCL1-like, with product MSEEAEDGDFDMAATNGGAEEAEEEGRVLEWETGLPSGDELVPLSQLLVPPELAVAFRIPLEPAQTLLDVDRFSRQTLDNIRRISSSSPSSLRSFHPLPSLPAIIAGDDDEGPAAAESSRKTRRIEGSTSSAAAANAAAAAAAEEADFSAALRPENSSGAQKRPRLVWTPQLHKRFVDVVAHVGIKNAVPKTIMQLMNVEGLTRENVASHLQKYRLYLKRMQGLSDEGPSPSDPLFASAPVPPNLREQPVPVPVPMHVPYAVVPVPAFGMTHPYGHGGPMGMGMGMGMGMVPIGNHQGAAATNGFGPIVTYPHVNPSDK from the coding sequence ATGAGCGAAGAAGCCGAAGACGGGGACTTCGACATGGCCGCCACCAACGGAggcgcggaggaggcggaggaggaggggagggtgCTCGAGTGGGAGACGGGGCTCCCGAGCGGCGACGAGCTGGTCCCGCTCTCGCAGCTGCTGGTCCCGCCGGAGCTCGCCGTCGCCTTCCGGATCCCGCTGGAGCCTGCGCAAACCCTACTCGACGTCGACCGCTTCTCCCGTCAGACCCTCGACAACatccgccgcatctcctcctcctccccctcctcgctCCGATCCTTCCACCCCTTACCTTCTCTTCCGGCCATCATCGCCGGCGATGACGACGAaggccccgccgccgccgaatcGTCGCGCAAGACGCGGCGGATCGAAGGttccacctcctccgccgccgccgccaacgccgcggccgcggccgcggcggaggaggccgaTTTCTCGGCCGCGCTTCGGCCGGAGAACTCCTCGGGGGCGCAGAAGCGTCCCCGCCTCGTGTGGACCCCGCAGCTGCACAAGCGGTTCGTGGACGTGGTGGCCCACGTGGGGATCAAGAACGCCGTGCCGAAGACCATCATGCAGCTCATGAACGTCGAGGGCCTGACGCGCGAGAACGTCGCTAGCCACCTGCAGAAGTACCGCCTCTACCTGAAGCGAATGCAGGGCTTGTCGGACGAGGGCCCGTCCCCGTCCGACCCCCTCTTCGCCTCCGCCCCCGTCCCCCCGAACCTGCGCGAGCAGCCCGTGCCCGTGCCCGTGCCGATGCATGTGCCCTATGCCGTGGTGCCCGTGCCGGCCTTTGGCATGACCCATCCCTATGGGCACGGCGGCCcgatggggatggggatggggatggggatggggatggtGCCCATAGGTAACCATCAGGGAGCTGCGGCGACTAATGGGTTTGGTCCGATTGTTACGTATCCTCATGTTAACCCTAgtgataaataa
- the LOC109708783 gene encoding protein SRG1-like, which translates to MSMNFHIKLREGNKLNNRSEDMELGMENGASYKEQEEEEEEEEEGLGWGKSLPVQSVQELVRRDPSSVPERYIRDHAERPKDRGVVSAITPDIPVIDFSLLSGGHEDERKRLDLACKEWGFFQIINHGVEEDLLCRIRKAMGGFFNLSYVEKKKYAMAPNDVHGYGQIFVVSEEQKLDWSDLLYIIVEPTEQRRMKYWPIIVPDFKDAVDMYSTKIKRIAEELLGNISLLMNMKRDELLAMHGTWKLSMRMNYYPPCSRPDDVLGVSPHSDGSSITILLQEDDIPGLQIKYKGEWIPVKPIPNALVINIGDSLEALSNGMYESIEHRALTNKDSARMSLATFVNPDENADIGPVDQMIDEIHRPRMYKTVKNIDFLRHFFSKKLEGKTSTHVLKLDNTE; encoded by the exons ATGAGcatgaattttcatataaagCTGAGAGAAGGTAATAAGCTAAATAATAGGAGTGAAGACATGGAGCTTGGGATGGAGAACGGAGCCTCTtacaaagaacaagaagaagaagaagaagaagaagaagaagggctAGGATGGGGAAAATCTCTTCCTGTGCAGAGTGTTCAGGAGCTTGTAAGGAGAGATCCAAGCTCTGTACCTGAAAGATACATCAGAGATCATGCCGAAAGGCCAAAAGATAGAGGGGTGGTCTCTGCTATCACACCTGATATCCCTGTTATTGATTTCTCTTTGCTTTCGGGCGGACACGAAGATGAACGAAAAAGACTCGATCTCGCCTGCAAAGAATGGGGCTTCTTCCAG ATCATAAATCACGGAGTAGAAGAGGATCTTCTGTGCAGAATCAGGAAAGCGATGGGCGGGTTCTTTAATCTTTCATAtgtggagaagaagaagtatGCAATGGCACCAAATGACGTGCATGGATATGGTCAAATATTCGTGGTGTCTGAAGAGCAGAAGCTGGATTGGAGTGACCTACTGTATATAATAGTAGAACCCACAGAACAAAGACGGATGAAATACTGGCCAATCATTGTCCCCGATTTCAA AGATGCTGTTGATATGTAttcaaccaaaataaaaaggataGCCGAAGAGCTCCTTGGGAACATATCCTTGTTGATGAACATGAAGAGAGATGAGCTACTGGCAATGCATGGAACATGGAAACTAAGTATGCGCATGAACTATTACCCACCATGCTCTAGGCCAGATGACGTTCTCGGCGTGAGTCCACATTCAGATGGAAGCTCTATCACCATTCTATTGCAAGAAGATGACATTCCTGGCCTCCAAATCAAGTACAAGGGTGAATGGATCCCTGTGAAACCCATCCCAAATGCCTTAGTAATCAATATTGGAGATTCCCTCGAG GCGTTGAGCAACGGGATGTATGAAAGCATCGAGCATAGGGCATTAACAAATAAAGATAGTGCAAGGATGTCACTGGCAACATTTGTTAACCCGGACGAAAATGCAGACATTGGCCCAGTAGATCAGATGATAGATGAAATTCATCGGCCGAGAATGTACAAAACCGTCAAGAACATCGATTTCCTTAGgcatttcttttcaaaaaagctggaagggaaaacttcaacaCACGTGTTGAAGTTAGATAACACGGAATAA
- the LOC109708784 gene encoding protein SRG1-like — translation MELGMENGASYKEQEEEEEEEEGLGWGKSLPVQSVQELVRRDPSSVPERYIRDHAERPKDRGVVSAITPDIPVIDFSLLSGGHEDERKRLDLACKEWGFFQIINHGVEEDLLCRIRKAMGGFFNLSYEEKKKHAMAPNDVHGYGQAFVVSEEQKLDWNDLLYIIVEPTEQRRMKYWPIIVPDFKDAVDMYSTKIKRIAEELLGNISLLMNMKRDELLAMHGTWKLSMRMNYYPPCSRPDDVLGVSPHSDGSSITILLQEDDIPGLQIKYKGEWIPVKPIPNALVINIGDSLEAWSNGMYESIEHRALTNKDSARMSLATFVNPDENADIGPVDQMIDEIHRPRMYKTIKHIDFLRHFFSKKLEGKTHTHVLKLDNKE, via the exons ATGGAGCTTGGGATGGAGAACGGAGCCTCTtacaaagaacaagaagaagaagaagaagaagaagaagggctAGGATGGGGAAAATCTCTTCCTGTGCAGAGTGTTCAGGAGCTTGTAAGGAGAGATCCAAGCTCTGTACCTGAAAGATACATCAGAGATCATGCTGAAAGGCCAAAAGATAGAGGGGTGGTCTCTGCTATCACACCTGATATCCCTGTTATTGATTTCTCTTTGCTTTCGGGCGGACACGAAGATGAACGAAAAAGACTCGATCTCGCCTGCAAAGAATGGGGCTTCTTCCAG ATCATAAATCACGGAGTAGAAGAGGATCTTCTGTGCAGAATCAGGAAAGCGATGGGCGGGTTCTTTAATCTTTCAtatgaggagaagaagaagcatgcAATGGCACCAAATGACGTGCATGGATATGGTCAAGCATTCGTGGTGTCTGAAGAGCAGAAGCTGGATTGGAATGACCTACTGTATATAATAGTAGAACCCACAGAACAAAGACGGATGAAATACTGGCCAATCATTGTCCCCGATTTCAA AGATGCTGTTGATATGTAttcaaccaaaataaaaaggataGCCGAAGAGCTCCTTGGGAACATATCCTTGTTGATGAACATGAAGAGAGATGAGCTACTGGCAATGCATGGAACATGGAAACTAAGTATGCGCATGAACTATTACCCACCATGCTCTAGGCCAGATGACGTTCTCGGCGTGAGTCCACATTCAGATGGAAGCTCTATCACCATTCTATTGCAAGAAGATGACATTCCTGGCCTCCAAATCAAGTACAAGGGTGAATGGATCCCTGTGAAACCCATCCCAAATGCCTTAGTAATCAATATTGGAGATTCCCTCGAG GCGTGGAGCAACGGGATGTATGAAAGCATCGAGCATAGGGCATTAACAAATAAAGATAGTGCAAGGATGTCACTGGCAACATTTGTTAACCCGGACGAAAATGCAGACATTGGCCCAGTAGATCAGATGATAGATGAAATTCATCGGCCGAGAATGTACAAAACCATCAAGCACATCGATTTCCTTAGgcatttcttttcaaaaaagcTGGAAGggaaaacacacacacacgtgtTGAAGTTAGATAACAAGGAATAA
- the LOC109709655 gene encoding light-harvesting complex-like protein OHP1, chloroplastic, whose translation MATVSRLPSTIHQHQSLYYNRKRNSISLRRATTLRVRAAKLPAGVEMPKVEPKLTEPFLGFTKTAEIWNSRAGMIGIIGTFIVELVFHKGILQMIGVDVGKGLDLPL comes from the exons ATGGCAACAGTTTCAAGATTACCTTCAACAATTCATCAACATCAATCTCTGTATTATAATCGCAAAAGGAATTCCATTTCACTTAGGAGAGCAACAACTCTGAGAGTCAGAGCTGCAAAGCTTCCTGCTGGA GTTGAAATGCCCAAAGTGGAGCCAAAGCTCACTGAGCCATTCCTTGGGTTCACTAAGACTGCAGAGATATGGAACTCAAGAGCTGGCATGATTGGAATCATTGGAACCTTCATTGTAGAGCTG GTATTTCACAAAGGCATACTACAGATGATTGGTGTGGATGTGGGGAAAGGGCTCGACCTTCCACTTTAA